One part of the Solanum dulcamara chromosome 3, daSolDulc1.2, whole genome shotgun sequence genome encodes these proteins:
- the LOC129882399 gene encoding uncharacterized protein LOC129882399 has protein sequence MDIESLKKFLEKEGGNYESSVDSMPSSFLEPLVSHGINLDVVEPGRVLCSFKVPNRLVNDGNFLHSGATVTLVDILGAAVICTVGAPLVGVSLEINLSYLDVAYLGEEIEGEAKVLRVGKTIAAVTVELRKKETGKIVAQGRDTKYLAVNSKL, from the exons ATGGACATTGAATcattgaagaaattcttggagAAAGAAGGAGGTAACTATGAAAGTTCAGTGGATTCCATGCCTTCAAGTTTCCTTGAACCCCTTGTCTCCCATGGGATAAACCTTGACGTTGTTGAACCGGGTCGGGTTCTCTGTTCTTTCAAAGTCCCAAATCGTCTAGTG AATGACGGTAATTTTCTACATAGTGGAGCCACGGTGACTCTCGTCGATATTTTGGGTGCTGCTGTTATTTGTACTGTAGGTGCGCCACTCGTTGGTGTCTCACTTGAGATCAACCTTTCATACTTGGATGTTGCTTATCTTGGA GAGGAAATCGAAGGTGAAGCTAAAGTATTACGTGTTGGGAAGACAATTGCTGCTGTCACCGTTGAGTTGAGGAAGAAAGAAACGGGGAAGATAGTTGCTCAAGGTCGCGATACCAAGTACTTGGCTGTCAATAGTAAGCTTTGA
- the LOC129882398 gene encoding uncharacterized protein LOC129882398, with protein MDIESLKKFLEKGGGNYESSVDSMPSKFLEPFVSHGMNLDLVEPGRILCSFKVPNRLVNAGNFLHGGATATLVDILGSAVIHTVGAPSVGVSLEINVSYLDAAYLGEEIEVEAKVLRVGKTIAAVTVELRKKKTGKIVAQGRHTKYLAVNSKL; from the exons ATGGATATTGAATcattgaagaaattcttggagAAAGGAGGAGGCAACTATGAAAGTTCAGTGGATTCCATGCCTTCAAAATTCCTTGAACCATTTGTCTCCCATGGGATGAACCTTGACCTTGTTGAACCGGGTCGGATTCTCTGTTCTTTCAAAGTCCCAAATCGTCTAGTG AATGCCGGTAATTTTCTACATGGTGGAGCCACGGCGACTCTCGTCGATATTTTGGGTTCTGCTGTTATTCATACTGTAGGTGCGCCATCTGTTGGTGTTTCACTTGAGATCAACGTTTCATACTTGGATGCTGCTTACCTTGGA GAGGAAATCGAAGTTGAAGCAAAAGTACTACGTGTTGGGAAGACAATCGCTGCTGTTACTGTTGagttgaggaagaaaaagacgGGGAAGATAGTTGCACAAGGTCGCCATACCAAGTACTTGGCTGTCAATAGTAAGCTTTGA